From Dendropsophus ebraccatus isolate aDenEbr1 chromosome 10, aDenEbr1.pat, whole genome shotgun sequence:
acagCTGATTCAAAATATTGTTTTttctgaacttcccctttaaggactaaaagtggaaagcccctttaagggaACTATCACTAGAGTCTCTGTTCTAGAACATTTTCCTAGAATTATTACTATGGAAAACTGCGACCGTGGTCTGAACACAAAGTTTCCATGTAGTCAAGTTTCGGTGACTACGTCATGTGCTCCATGATATTACAACAGCCAGAAGCCCAAAAACATGGAAATCAGGAGAAacagttgtccatagcaaccatagCGGTCATCCAATGAGGATACTGCTTTCATTTTGAAGCTGCCTCGGGAAAAGAAGTACTGAGAGCTGATTGGTTGTAATGGGAAACACCACATTTACCATTttgataacaaccaatcagatcacgGCTTCCAACTTTCATTCATCCAATAAGAACACCGCTTTCACTTTCAAGCCACCTGAGCAAAAGTGATGCTGcgccctgattggttgctatggacaacatcGGATTTCTCATCACTGTGCTgtttctcatagcaaccaataggattacagcTTGTTTTTAAAGAAGTGAGCTGATTGGCTGCCCTGAGTATCCCCCCTAGTCCCTGCACCAGTCCATTACCTGCAGGCTTTCCTTCAGCTGCGGGATAAGCATCCGGTATCTCTGGACCGGATCGAAATCCTGTTGTTGCTGGGCGAGCCCAAGCCCGGGGCCAAGTTGAGGCCCAGGGGCCCCGCTAGCCCCGGGATTTTGAGGTCCTAGTGGCTGATTCATGGACGCCGCCATTAGGGAACCACGGTTCCGTACACTCACAATGCCAGCAACTGATAGGATGTTCGCGCTGTCAATCAAACAGCTCAGCCACTAGCCAAAAGTCACGCCCTTATTTACATAGCCCCTCCCTTCCCGTACCAGGctattctatacactacaataGAGTACGCGCTTCTTCCCAAACTACATATCCCGTCATGCTCCTGGGTTAGGGGCCATTTGGGGCTGCCTTTGGCGTTTGCCTGATCTAAATAGAGACAGGGGGCGGAGCCAGCGAGGACCCCAGATCCGGGAGTAGTGCACGGTTGGTGGCTCCGTGCCGTAACACAACATGGCGCCGACTATACAGACGCAGGCCCAGCGGGAGGAGGGCCACCGGTGAGTAGTCACCCCGGGATAGGATACTCTATGGCTAGCTGTCCTGTACGCCCTCTCCGCCGGGCGTCTATTGATCCAACGTCCAATATACAGGAAATTCTGACAATCTGACACGAGATCAGAGTAACCGTGTGCCCGATTATCAgattttcgctcttaaaggtgtAGTTAATCAATAactgttttcttttaaatgaactgatgccagaaagtaccagagatttgtaatttacttctattaaaaaatctccagtcttccattacttatcagctgctgtatgtcctgcaggaagtggtgtattctttccagtctggagagcaagagaggttttctatggggacagttcctgacatggactgaggtggcagcagagaccgctgtgtcagactggaaagaatacacctcttcctgcaggacatacagcagctgatgagtactggaagacttgagattttttttttaatagaagtgaattacaaatctatataactttctgacaccagcgaaaatctttttctttcaaatcaactggtgtcaaagttatatagatttgtcatttacttctattaaaaaaatctcaagtcttccagtacttatcagctgctgtatgtcctgcaggaagtggtgtattctttccagtctggcgagcaggagagtttttctatgggaattttctactgctcaggacagttcctgacatggacagaggtggcagcagagagcactgtgtcagactggaaagaatacaccacttcctgcaggacatacagcagctgataagtactggaagatttgagttttttttttttttttttaatagaagtgaattacaaatctatatgaccttctgacaccagttgatttaaaagaaaaagattgtcactggacaacccctttaattccaccaGGCAGGCCGTCagggcctgctgggagttgtagttccaccaaTAGGGATGAGTTAGTGATCAGTTCTACATACAGAGCAGTTTGCGGCTTGTTTCCCATTGTCTTATGTTGTCGCTTTCTGTCTTCCAGGTCGAATGCCCATCGCACGGTTCCTGAGCGGTGAGTATAGCATCATTCTACATCATAGCGGCCTCATAGGCAGCGGAGGAGCCTTACAGACACCTTATATCacacatgtcaaactcaggccctccagctgttacaaaactacaattcccatcatgcctggacagccaaagctttagctttggctgtctaggcatgatgggaattgtagttttgtaacagctggagggcctgagtttgacaccccttctTTATACTGTTGTATCCGATCATTACAACAcctaaggcaggggtagggatccttggctctccagctgttgcaccactaccactcccatcatgcctggacaaccaaagcatcatgggagttgtagttttgcaacagctggagagccgaggtttcctacccctgatcTAAAAGCACACAGCAACATCATGGCTTGTCTCCCATGTGTAACCTGGCTATGCTGTACCTTGTAGTGTCACCTAAAGGCCCCTGTGACCCCATAACTATATCACAGAGACTTGTTaggagaatgagcggggagaagcATGTGGTAGATCGCTTCCAGCTGTCATTCATCTACATCCAgcggtcccatagacttacaatagaAATCACAGGGAGGGGTTCTGACTGTGCAAGTAGTTTGacgcatcaaaagtttttttgttagtttttttttatgaacgtttctatttaaaggggtactctggtgaaaatctttttttttaagtcagctggtttcagaaagttataaagatttgtgatttacttgtatttaaaaaatctccagtcttccagtacttagctgctgtatgtcctgcaggaagtgctgtagtctttccagtctgacacagtgctctctgctgccacctctgtccatgtcaagaactgtccagagcaggagaggttttctatggagatttattactgctctggacagttcctgacatggacagaggtggcagcagagagcactgtgtcagactggagagaatacaccacttcctgcaggacatacatcagcttataagtactggaagactgagcatttttaaaaagaagtaaattacaaatctataaaactttctgacaccagttgatttgaaagaaaaagatttttgccggagttcccctttaagcattgcctaaggcccccccccatcacattaCAGGAGTCCCCCAATGCCCCCCTTTCTTCATCTAACCTAAGACCCTCAGCACTGCCTTTGACCCCCTTTGCCTCAGGTCCCTAATGTAGCTGATCCCACTTCACCTATAGGAAACGAATGGAGTGCAGATATGTCCCTATTCTCaggattggtggaggtcccggcggtcagacccccagtgatcagctggttATCTTCTTCTCCTGACCTTCTCGCTGTCTGTTCCCGCAGGTCTGGAGTGGTCTGCCGAGTGAAGTATTGTAACAGTCTTCCAGATATTCCCTTTGATCCCAAATTCATCACTTACCCCTTTGACCAGAACAGGTAAGTACGGGTGATGTTGGGCACTTTGGGTAATGGTCGTCTTCTCTCCTCTCACCACTTCTTTGTCTCTTAGGTTTGTACAGTATAAAGCCACCTCCTTGGAGAAGCAGCACAAACACGACCTCCTGACGGAGCCGGACCTGGGGGTCACCATCGACCTCATCAACCCTGATACTTACCGTATAGACGCAAATGGTGAGACTGGGAGCAGCACTGCTGGAGTCTCATGGGGGCGGTCGGGTGATAGACTAATATAATGTCTTCTCTGATTTCAGGTCTTCTGGATATCGCCGATGAGAAACTTCTCGAGGAGGAAATTCAGGCCCCCAGCAGCTCCAAGAGGTAAGTACTGCAGCTAGTGGTGATATATAGGTCATTCCCATGTTTTATCCGGTGTACTCCATCTCTAggctagggaaccttggctctccagctgttgctgaaGGAGATCCTGGAGGGGCAAGCCTGTGctgcagaggcacagggagagggggatagtgtttattatgttcccctggcTCCTGCTggcggactttttttttttttttaattaccggacttctcctttaactggttTCCCGTTCACCATCCACATTAACAGCAGTAGCCGGAATCATAAACAGAAATTGTGTCATCAGAATCACAGTTGGGCCAGTAACTTCAATGGCTCAATGTAGAAGTAAGACAATAACAATTGGCTTTCGCACTTCTAGGGTATGTGCACGCTGAGCAAtactcgaggaattgtagctaaAAAGATTTCTGGttaaaattcctcgcctattctgctctggcagaattggagcagaatttaagcggaatgcaagcggatttcaagtagaatttcaagcggaatttcAAGCcccttgacttctataggattcctctagcggaatccgcccaaagaattgacatgtcaattctttggccggaAACttggaattccggacggaaatttactctgtgtgcacgggcagtcggaaatcccattattctctatggaaaggagcaatgttACATTTACACGTGTGGATTCCGCCCTCTTTTAATGGCGGAATTCCACTAGAATTGCTCAGTGGGCATATACCCTAAGGGCCATTCtcaaggaattgaagcagaaagttttcaggcagaatttaagccccccattgacttctataggattcctctagcagatatacagcagaaaattctgctcggaaattctgcaatgtgaacaacagagcagaaaacccattgaacacaatgggactttgctctgcacatattttacgggaggaatttcaagcctcttccttttcctcagtgtgcatatacccctaATGTAGAGTCAGGGGCCTGTTTCCTATTTGAACAGTAAACGTAGAGTCCCTATTCATCCTACTGTTCCATCCCTTTAAATTTAGAAGATTTCCCAGTGGAACAATACTCCTTTCCATGTTAACCCTGTGTTGTTCTCGCAGATCTCAGCAGCATGCTAAAGTGGTCCCCTGGATGAGGAAGACTGAGTATATCTCCACAGAGTTCAACAGATACGGTGTCTCCAATGAGAAGCCTGAAGTCAAGTAAGTGACACGGGATATGTTGTGTGTCGGTCCTCCGTCTGTACATCTGCTGTCGCGATGGCAGCTCAGCTAGTGCAAAACCACGATGAGAGTTCATGGTAAACTCATGCGGTTTTGTTCAAAGACATTGGTCGCTACGCTCACCATAAAACGAGTGGATGCTGTGTGTAATTGTGAAGGAATTGACGTATGTACTGTCCGATTGTAAAGCGTTTGGCCCACTGACTCCATTTATTACGTATCCTAAGAGGATCACAAATGTTTGCTTCTTGGAAGTCCACTTGCCAAGACtgctactgatcaggagaactgAGGGTCCCCAAGGGCTGCATGatcatcgagctgtgtaataggctcaggaaGCAAGTTTACATAAAAAagtgggccatgtaatacagcccttaaagcgactctataccccaaatctgcccctcccccccaaactgcttgtaccttcggatagctgcttttaatccgagatctgtcctggggtctgttcggcagatgatgcagttattgtcctaaaaacaacttttaaacttgcagcgctgtgtcaaattggtgtggcctagagtgtgtatgccctaggatagcaacacccctccgtccctcctccccattaggaatgcccctggaacattttctcctattcctcacctgtgtgaacactgcacatgagctggatcgttaaggcacctgtgtagtgttctgACGTGTGGCGATGAATAGGGAAAATGGTAAagagggcattcctaatggggaggaggggcttcgcaatcctagggcacacacactctaggccacgccaattggacacagggctgcaagtttaaaagttgtttttaggacaataactgcatcacctgccaaatggaccccaggacagatcttggattaaaaacagctataagaaggtacaagcggttttggggggtaagattgtgggtacagagtcgctttaaagtgtgaCCACTGCTCTGTTATCGGCTGTGGGCATTGTTAGCTATAGTGTTGATGGTGCTCACACAGTGGAATGCTTTTTTCTTATTCAGAGGGGTTTTATCATGTGCATGCTCAATAAATGCTATTAGTAGGCCAGTccttttgaaggggtactccggcggaaaTCTTTCTGTCAAATCAGCTGATATcagaatttatatagatttgcaattttaattctatttaaaaatctcaagtcttcccatacttatcaactgctttatgtcctgcaggaagtggtgtactctttccattctgacatagtactctctactgccacctctgtccatgtcaggaactgtccagagcaggaaaagttttccatgggcatttgttactgctctggacagttcctgacatggacagaggtgggagcagagaacactgtgtcagagtggaaagaatacaccacttcctgcaggacatacagcagctgataagtatgggaagacttgagatttttaaatggaagtaaattacaaatctatataattttgtgaaaccagttatttgaaagaaaaggagtacccctttaacactgtaaTAATGTATCCCCCCACCATCGTTCCCTTCTATTTGCCCCTGACAGTATTCTTTTATAGCCATCAGAACATGTAATGCTACTAACATCCTCGCTCTCTGGTTTTGGGCACCATCTTGCGGGGTTTGATAGTGATCGGCTTTTCTTACATGCATGCTGTGTTGTTGTACTCAGGATCGGAGTTTCTGTCAAGCAGCAGTTCACAGAGGAGGACATCTACAAGGACAGGGACAGCCAGATCTCTGCTATCGAGAAAACCTTTGAAGATGCTCAGAAACCTGTAAGTGCAAAGCAGAATTACACAACAGGGGTGTACAACTcctggccttccagctgttgcaaaactacaattcccatcatgcctggacagccgaagctttagcttcggctgtccaggcatgatgggaattgtagttttgcagcagctggacggCCAGAAGTTTGTCATAAGATGATCCTGAAGGCTCTCTACACTATGTCCATATTAACTCTTCATTTCCTTCCTTCAGATTAGTCAACATTACAGCAAGCCACGTGTCACCCCTGTGGAGGTCATGCCAGTCTTCCCTGACTTCAAGGTATGGAGATGTTTGGTTTGGTACTCTCAGTATTCCCCCCGTTTTCCCCCCGTTCATCGTGAACCTGTCACTCATGCTTTCTCCCTGTTTCCAGATGTGGATCAATCCCTGCGCTCAGGTCATCTTTGACTCTGATCCTGCTCCTAAAGAAACAACGGGCTCGGCGGCTCTGGAGATGATGTCACAGGCCATGATCAGGTGAAGACATCTCCCCATATAATGCAGCAGATGTCTATGGCTGCCGGTAAGAAGATTGTGAGACCATTCATGTATCTATCTCTGTCCATAGGGGTATGATGGATGAGGAAGGGAACCAGTTTGTGGCCTACTTTCTTCCAAGTGACGACACCATGCGGAAGAGGAAGAGAGACCAGGAGGAGGGTCTGGACTACATGGCGGAGGAT
This genomic window contains:
- the PAF1 gene encoding RNA polymerase II-associated factor 1 homolog, which codes for MAPTIQTQAQREEGHRSNAHRTVPERSGVVCRVKYCNSLPDIPFDPKFITYPFDQNRFVQYKATSLEKQHKHDLLTEPDLGVTIDLINPDTYRIDANGLLDIADEKLLEEEIQAPSSSKRSQQHAKVVPWMRKTEYISTEFNRYGVSNEKPEVKIGVSVKQQFTEEDIYKDRDSQISAIEKTFEDAQKPISQHYSKPRVTPVEVMPVFPDFKMWINPCAQVIFDSDPAPKETTGSAALEMMSQAMIRGMMDEEGNQFVAYFLPSDDTMRKRKRDQEEGLDYMAEDIYDYKIAREYNWNVKNKASKGYEENYFFIFREGDGVYYNELETRVRLSKRRVKAGVQSGTNAVLVVKHRDMNEKELEAQEARRAQLENHEPEEEEEEIEVDHENQGSDAEDGDKGSESEKEGSAGEASGSESEREDAQEEKDEEEDKESSEEDRAARDKEEIFGSDDDDSDDDAQNESGGEAEDSGSEEEEEEKPRRSRSRSASSSPFGSDRSQQDNEEQSGSEQGSASSDGSDSD